From the Juglans microcarpa x Juglans regia isolate MS1-56 chromosome 7D, Jm3101_v1.0, whole genome shotgun sequence genome, the window agttaagatactccaatttttaaaaactccttgtagaaaaaaaaaacattctatTATTGGTAAAATCTAAAGCTCCGAACTCCACCGTCCCCACCCCACCACCTTAATCTGAGTAAGGATCATTAGTTTCCCGTGTGTTCAAAAGATGTAATATTGCAAGAAAGAAGTGAATCAGACTAACCTGGCAGCATTGCATGAAGAAGAACGTTTCAGAGCATTAACATCAGCTCCTTCTTCCTTGAGAACTTTTGTCTCAATCAGGCTCCCGCTAAAATATTCTTTGTCTTCCAATCTCAGGCCCATCAGCCTTGGATTCTCCGTCAAGCAATCAAGCTCCCCCAGCATTACTGAAGTAGAGAACAATGGGGAGGGAAATTTTGAATGGGAAAACCTGGGCTTGTAGGTGGGAATGAGGCCAAAACTATGGTCTTTCACTGATATTGACCCACATGAGATCAATTGCATCAACACATTTGTGGCCTTTAGCCGTGCATTGGTCGGCATGCgaatttcttcctcttcaagaATCCTAAAACTGTTAATTTTACTAGCGTCAGCTCTAATCAATGATTCCAAAGTTTCTGTCTTCCCACCCGATGAAGACGCACTAGAGGTAGATGGAGGTGGTGAAACCGACTCCCTACATATCTCGGAATTCTCTTTCCCACGTGAAATCTGACTTCGATAAATCTCACTACATTCAGGTTCTAATGACGTATCATCAGTTGACACACCTCTTGTACAAGTTTCTCGGGGCTTAGGTCTGCTTACATTTTCCTCAGTTTGTGTTGAAGCATCAGCTAAACCATCACTCTTGTGAACCTTGTACTCTGTCAGGCTTAGAGACCCACCCACGAAAAATTCTTCTCAGCTCTCGACTCAGGCGAAACACTAGAGGAACCAGGTCCTTGAACCGGAGGAGAAAGCTCATCCTCTTGGGAATGTTTGGTCTCCTTTCCATTCATactggaagaagaggaagagtccTCGTGACTTCTAGAAGATGAGGGCTCAGGTAATTGTCTCAAATTCTGCGTTTTTATAATTCCAATGGGACTGAATCGATCTGTAAGGAAAATACTCCCAATTTTAGTTCAAATTTCGTTTTTCCGTTGTTTTTCTGTAGTGTGgatattgaaaaaaatcaaccaaatgAAATAGACTCACCAATATAAGCTTCTTTGTTCGGTCAGGAAAAATATCAACGAAAATCAAATAGTTTTCTATACATATATTGAGCAAGCAATAGGTTAGAAATGAAGCAAGTATGCCTTTTTACCTGAGTTAGAGTCTTCGAAGAGCTCAGAACCTTTGAGCACATACTCGGTTCCATGAGCAGGATGAATCAGATCGTCTTCACAAAGATCATGCCATACAAATCCATTCTTGTAACTTCTGCATTTTCGAATAATACAAGAccaaacaaatgagaaataaaaaaataaatactagtATCAAAACAAACATTcggtttattttttgaaaatgagaggaaagaaaaatcgaAACTTTTTGTTCcatgccaaaacaaaaataacggTTCTGGGTTGGGTCTATTAGCATCGAAAGAGAGCAAAGTGGCACCATTTCTTCTCACCTCTTACAAGACCAAGAATAGACGGACGCCATCCCTCTGCCTCTCAGAACATTAAGCCTTTCAATCACAtctgagaaaaaaaagagaaaaacaaatcaaactaaaaatatGATTCGAAAGCCAATCGTGTTGTTGTTGTGGGAATGGAAAGGGTGGCGTCTCTTCTGTTTGGAGTACCTCTCAGGTAGAGCCCGTCCGGGGAGGAGAGGGGAACCTCCATGAAATGAGGGTGCTCCAACTGGCGATTGCGGCAGAGATAATAAACCACGGGGACGCTCCGATACTGCTGATACTTGGGCGACTTCTCCCTCCACACTTTGGCCCTCTCCGGACTCACTTGCCTCTGGTACTTCTTCATCCTCCcctccatttctctctctctctatgtctcAGCCAAAACAAAACGTTTCATGAACTCCAAACTCCCAGAGCTCCACACATCACAACACAACATAAAACCCTAGTAAAACCATTTAAAGAAAGATCAGGTTCAGCCGCTTAACACAACCCACCAAAAGATTTCATGCTAAGATTTTTGTGTTATGGGAAATGGGTTGAACAAAAATCAGATCTGAGCATATGCTGATAACTGTGAGAAGTAAATGCAAAACGAATTATACACTCGaagaaaaagtgataaaaacaaaagatagtACTGAATCACAGACTCGATGGTAAAGGGGAAGTGAAGTTGGGAAACTTCAGGAACGAGAAAAGCTCCAAAAAATTGAGCTTGACTTTGCAACTGCTACTGaagaataataagaataaaaaaagatggcAAAGACAAAGTGATtgattgagaaagagagagtaccCGATAAGTAACGGAACGGTGGTGGACTCACTGATGACTGAACTGGACGCCCGCATTCAATGCTTCGTATGTCTTGGCAGCTTCAAAACGATGTACAgtaaacacagagagagagagagagagagagagagaggaacaagaCGGAAGGCTGCAACCGGAAGCTGCTTCcttgtgtgttttgttttttggttacTGTTTTATAATTCTAAACCGGCTTTACAGCTAGTTGAACTGAAGACGAACGGTCATTCGAGGTTCCAGGCGTTACCTcgttgcattaaaataaaagtatgttGGGGTTTGCCCCTTGTGCATGCGATCCGTAGCTTATTGTCCTATTTTAAAACTCAGTACATTGTTTACCTCTCTTTTGGctttttctaaacttttgttttgtttttttagatcGAAAACACCAAGACAACAAAAGCGCAAGCACCTGTTTATgcaaaaatctaatttttttaatacatcactttatatattttatctgCCTCACTTAAAATTTAATCccatattagattaattatctaactctataataataataaattatattttaatattcttttaatagTCTTATATTGTGGATTTAGATTCTCTAGAGTTCTTGCTTGAACTCTATGATTTAGGAGcaatttagataatgagatgagattaggggtgtaaccaatCCGGTTTGAtcagttttagacaaaatttatgaCCAAACCGATATGCattggttttgcattttcaaaaatcaattccGCACTGGTTACCCCCTAAACCGGTGCTTTCAATTTTACCAATTCGGGTCCGGTTTTTTAGTTTAATATactattacatatattatagtatataatactatagtaataatatattgtagtatattataatatatattataattgtattatagaatatagttatatattatattgtagaCAATAgagatatattatagtatattatataatatagtgatatattatagtatattataatatatagtgatatagtattagtataactattaatacaatagactatagtgatataagattttaaaatttaatattatattaattagtaatttatcatataatataaaactattttatatataattatatattatataaaaattatatacaatataaaaaattataatatatatatgaatcgatCCAGTTCGGCCCAATccagttttagaaaaagaaaaactggaaTCGAAACCGGACTAATTTTGaccaattttaagaaaaataaaatcgataCCGGACCGAACCCACccagttcggtccggtccggtccaccctttttttttacacccctagatgagatgagatgatatgagatgtgtttagattaaagttgaaatttgaataaaatattgttagaatattattttttaatattattattgttttaagatttgaaaatgttaaattttttattatattctgtgtgaaaatttaaaaaaattgtaatgatgagataaaatgggttgagagtgtttctcaatccaaacaactctttagagtttgagaaaaataaatacattgtAAGGGAATTTCTCCCACTTTATAAGCTCACTGGACTTCAACTTGTCCCCCAGAGCCCAAACCTGCCCGTGAAGTAAGTTATCTGCAAGGGAAAGTAAATAATGATGGTTGATGGGACGAATAGGCCTAACGTTGATCGGTCGCACTCCACTCATAGGGACTTGTTTAGGGCAAAATGAGAAATACGGAAAACCTTTAATCTCCTGACATGGGAATATTGACAGACCACCGAAAACACCAGCAGAGTAAAGCAAATCGGGGAACCACGcagcattaatggcaccactacccgaGCTACAAGCTATATTAATAACACTGTCGCAGAAGCATGCCGCATTAAAAGACTCCGAcaaaaataacaatgaaaagGGCAAGGACCCCATAGGGGTAGACACAATCtgtccccctccccccccccaagACTCttagtataaatagcaacttcTATGTACGAGAAAagctctgatccctagactttctgattatttacaaacttctaaaattCAATACTAACTTTGTCATCGGAAACTCTCCAgccccaaggccaccctctcccagttgccttcttctctatttttgtagGCCTAGTTCTGAAGACCTGAGTCATTGGAACCTAGCCCAAAGGCGtgtgaaacacgacgttaacagtggTGTCATATGTGGGATGCTAGTAGATCTTGCATGTACTTCGTATGCTTGCGACCACCCGTTCCAAGTAACTCGGAATCTCACCATAGCACTGGAGAACATCGAAGCTAACCAACGGGAATTCAAACTTTCAGGATTGGAGGAGGAGACGCCGCGGAAGAAAGGCAGGAACACACCCAGGAAGGGGTGCCTCCGAGTGGCAGGGTAAACGCGATATGCCCTTCGGTGGATGACTGCACCTTGCCACCACTGCCCGTTTGTACCCCAGTTGAAGGTGAAATCCGAAATGAGCAAAGACTCAGAAGGGTGGAGCCAAACAAGGCGTTGGAGTTTGTTCCCCTAAACTCGAATTGACCAGAAGCCATGGCAAGGGCTAGCAGCAAAATGACGCTCGAGACATGGAGCACCATGCAGCAACTCCTCATCGAGCACCAGGACGTATTCGCTTTGAGCCACAAGGACATGCCCAAAATAGCCCCCGAAGTCATACAACACAACTTTAGCATAGACCCAAAGGCCAAAGGAGTAAGGCAGAAGCGTTGAAGTGTCGGTGCAGAAAAGAACGTCGCCATAGCTGAGGAAGTGGACAACCTGTTAGCCGTTGGATTCATTCGAGAAGCCCACTATCCAAAATGGTTGTCCAATGTGGTGCTCGTGAAAAAGCCGAGCGAaaaatggagaatgtgtgtcAACTTCACTGACCTTAACAAAGTTTGCCCGAAGGACATCTTCCCACTTCCCTATATCGATTTGATTGTCAAATCCACGGCGGGCAATTGTATGCTCAATTTTATGGTTGCCTACTTTAGGTATAACCAGATCTACATGAACCCAGAATACGAGAAGAATACCTCCTTCATCACCGACCGAGACATGTATTGTTACACAGTAATACCTTTTGGGTTGAAGAATGCGGGAGCCACCTACCAACGGCTGGTCAATCGtatgttcaaaaatcaaataggAAGAAACATAGAGGTCTACGTGGACGACCTGTTGGTTAAGAATGGAACTTCATAACAACACTTGAACGATCTGAGGGAGACTTTCACAATACTGAAGCAGTACCAGATAAAATTGAATCTGGCGAAATGCGCCTTTAGCATCAGATCAGGGAAGTTTATGGAGTTCATGGTATTAGAAAGCGAAATTGAGGCCAACCCTGAAAAAGTGGAGGTCGTCCTCAACATGGCCCCACCTCGAAGCATAAACGAGGTGTTAAGACTGGCTAGGCGAGTGGCAGCTCTCAACAGGTTCGTGTCAAGATCTACCGACAAGTGCCTGCCTTTCTTCAAAAATAGAGTCCAGAGGCCAGTCTACTACACTAGCCGAGCATATCATGGGGCTGAATCTAGATACCCCCACATAGAGCAACTTGCTTTCAAGTTGGTGGTAACTACAAGCAATCTGCACCTATACTTTCAAGCTCACCCAATATGGGTCCTCACAAAAGCCCCTCTAAAAAGGATCCTGTAAAGGCTGGATGCTTCAGGCCGGCTCATGAAATGGGCAGTAAAGCTGAGCAAATTTGACATCGACTACGCACCACAGAATACCATCAATGGACAAGTGTTGGCAAACTTTGTAGCTAAATTTACTAGTTTTCCAGCAGAGAGCGATCATGCACCTCCCATGAAGCTTTGAAAAGTTTTCACGGATGGCTCATCTTGCCAGGCTGGGGGGGGGGGCATATCATTACACCTAAGGGAGAGGAATACCATTATACCATCAAGTTGGCATTCAAAACCACGATCAATGAGGCGGAGTATGAAGCACTACTTTCAGGCTTGGCGATAGCCAGGTCTCTAGGTGCCACAAATATTGAAGTATGAGCCGACTCGTAGGTGGCAATTAATCCAGTACAAGGGGAGTTCGCTGTGAAGAgcaaaaaattggaaaaaaaaacttggcaCTAGTAGAGGATGAGTGCCCCCACTTCAAGTATTTCCATATTCAATAGGTGTCGAGGGCAGAAAACCAAAAAGTGGGCGAATCGTCAAAGTGCCCTTCGTAGGAATCGAGGTAATGGAGATACAGCTTGGAGCCCCGGATTGGGTGAGGGACATCCTCAAGTACTTGGACGCCAATGAGGTGCCCGTGGACAGGCAAGAGACCAAAAAGATTAGAAATCAAGCAGCATGCTACACTTTGATCGAAGGAATTATGTACTTGAGGGGCCACTCGCTTCTCTTAAGGTGCATCTCCCCTGAAGAAGCTCAGTATGTGTTGGCAGAAATACACGATGGGATATGCGGCAGTCACTCAGGAGGAAAGGCGCTAGCCGAAAAGGTAATGAGGGTGGGGTATTATTGACCCCGTGCCTTGTGGAATACCGAGGAGTATGCACAGAAATGCCAAAAGTGCCAAAAGTATGCCAAAGTGTCCCACCGCCCATTGGAAGTATTAATGTCGATCACCTTACCTTGGCCCTTTGCCTAGTGGAAAATTGACCTGGTTGGCCAACTCCCCTGGTAAGGGAGAAGTAAAATTCATGGTAGTTGAtcggtgcaaaactgcaagtgcacagtatcgtagttttatagtaaagtgatgagaagagtatcgtcatcaatgattggtaacttacttttgacaaatactgaaattatactaatctcgactttatctagaaaagtcactaagatttttgtaattgcaatttaaaataaaattaattcaaataaaatactcaaaggaaaagaaaattgtttgtTCGAAGATCAGATTAATGAGGAAGAAAACatctaggaaatcgatttcacctaatccctcactatgctttactcatctaactaatttaatttaattctttctgTTTGTTAGAAAATATCCAAGAACATCCATaagcctctttcgatagtcaattagaaattattcttgttcatcattttacataagagtatgcaaattaataaagcaagaaaataataagaCCAATGATTTAAAcactacataggttcatacaagtatttgaatatttatatttacctatgccgaaatatctaaaatctatcttataattccctctttcgatagcaaatcacaagattaaaatcatctaattaatagtcagttaattagaagcaataagctcagaataaatcagacaaacatagaagataattatttcaaattagaATAGAAAAGCAAGTATAGTTTAAAACTAGATtacatcattttcctagaataaagaaaatttagttcatgctaaaaattaaattcaacataaacgaattcaccataatttttctgagaagaattaaagaaaatgaacaaaaatactCTTGTCCTCCTAGCCTCTCAGTCCGCAGTGAccaaaatgaaaaggaaagaaagaaaaaatcttcgCTTTCCGTCCAAACGTGCGTGATTCCCTCGAGCATCTAGGTCCAAAACCGTTTCTAAGcagttttgttcttttttcttccgTTCTGTGTTACGTAGCTCTTGAAacgaaaaaattaaattctcaaTCTCGCCCATGCATCCATTCTGCAGACATGTTGCCCCCTTTTCAGAAAATGCAAATTCAAACTTTCCATCCCATGCGTGCAATAGCCGAAAACCAACTTGAATCTGAATCCCGTCCAATCCATTTCGTGCGTTACGTCCAAAAGCCATGAGAAGGCCCGTCTTGCGTCGTGATTAATTGTGCCGCTAGTCCATTTTTTTCTCCAACAACCCAGCGTCCAAGTCAAACCAGCCTTGCATCTCATTtccaaatcaaaaccaaaaggGCCCCACGCATGAAACTCTCTcttggcttttatttttttaaagcgcCTAATTCTTCATTAACTAAGGGAGTCCTTAGACGGTAGACTTGTAAAATTgagtcttcattttttttcttcaaatctaaaataaacttaaatgacaacaatgaaacctaaaatcaacaaaaataaataaaattagactaaagtttaaagttaataagtgataaaatatactaaattatgcaagtcatcagTAGTAGTTGTGGattacttcaccaagtgggtaGAGGCTGAGGCCCTAGCAACTATCACGACGAACAACATCACGCGGTTCCTATTGAAGAAGGTGATTTGCAGGTTTGGCATCCCACGCACTATCATATCGGACAATAGGAGACAGTTTGATT encodes:
- the LOC121239934 gene encoding LOW QUALITY PROTEIN: protein SOSEKI 2 (The sequence of the model RefSeq protein was modified relative to this genomic sequence to represent the inferred CDS: deleted 2 bases in 1 codon), whose protein sequence is MEGRMKKYQRQVSPERAKVWREKSPKYQQYRSVPVVYYLCRNRQLEHPHFMEVPLSSPDGLYLRDVIERLNVLRGRGMASVYSWSCKRSYKNGFVWHDLCEDDLIHPAHGTEYVLKGSELFEDSNSDRFSPIGIIKTQNLRQLPEPSSSRSHEDSSSSSSMNGKETKHSQEDELSPPVQGPGSSSVSPESRAEKNFSWVSLSLTEYKVHKSDGLADASTQTEENVSRPKPRETCTRGVSTDDTSLEPECSEIYRSQISRGKENSEICRESVSPPPSTSSASSSGGKTETLESLIRADASKINSFRILEEEEIRMPTNARLKATNVLMQLISCGSISVKDHSFGLIPTYKPRFSHSKFPSPLFSTSVMLGELDCLTENPRLMGLRLEDKEYFSGSLIETKVLKEEGADVNALKRSSSCNAARTSKQSDSLEEKEESSSGRSKCIPRSIKTSLSKQPRSESMKSPVSERPRNSSDGADSSQIISPCVSNAGSMRITDRNLGRKQSNRLGSFREDEKVIKIDERLASGARVIIESKAPCDTGICSS